In Agromyces sp. G08B096, a genomic segment contains:
- a CDS encoding LLM class F420-dependent oxidoreductase produces MRFGMFVPQGWRHDLVGIEPARHWSTMREIAERADAPDSPWESIWVYDHFHTVPVPSTTEATHEAWSLMSAFAASTTRVRLGQMCTCMGYRNPAYLAKVAATADVVSGGRVEMGIGAGWYEHEWRAFGYGFPDAPERLRMLREGAEIMHQAWTTGTATFHGEHYDVDGAIFQPMPLQEGGIPMWIAGGGEKVTLKIAAQYASYTNFFGSLEEFTRKSEILRGHTERAGRDFASITRSANFNTVIGEDAADVERRLAVIEARVAPYLGAEATARFLGDYRSEGALVGTVAEVTAKLAEAKERGLAYAISYFPEAAYDRSGIELYEREVIPALR; encoded by the coding sequence ATGCGATTCGGAATGTTCGTTCCCCAGGGGTGGCGTCACGATCTCGTCGGCATCGAGCCGGCCCGGCACTGGAGCACGATGCGCGAGATCGCCGAGCGCGCCGATGCGCCCGACTCGCCCTGGGAGTCGATCTGGGTCTACGACCACTTCCACACCGTCCCCGTGCCGTCGACGACGGAGGCGACGCACGAGGCGTGGTCGCTGATGTCGGCGTTCGCCGCGTCCACGACGCGCGTGCGACTCGGTCAGATGTGCACCTGCATGGGCTACCGCAACCCCGCGTACCTCGCGAAGGTCGCTGCCACCGCCGATGTCGTGTCGGGCGGCCGCGTCGAGATGGGCATTGGCGCGGGCTGGTACGAGCACGAATGGCGCGCGTTCGGCTACGGCTTCCCGGATGCTCCCGAGCGGCTGCGGATGCTCCGCGAGGGCGCCGAGATCATGCACCAGGCGTGGACCACGGGCACGGCGACGTTCCACGGCGAGCACTACGACGTCGACGGCGCCATCTTCCAGCCGATGCCGCTGCAGGAGGGCGGCATCCCGATGTGGATCGCCGGCGGCGGCGAGAAGGTGACGCTGAAGATCGCCGCGCAGTACGCGTCGTACACGAACTTCTTCGGCAGCCTCGAGGAGTTCACCCGCAAGTCCGAGATCCTCCGCGGGCACACCGAGCGGGCGGGCCGTGACTTCGCCTCGATCACCCGATCGGCGAACTTCAACACCGTCATCGGTGAGGATGCCGCGGACGTCGAGCGCCGGCTCGCCGTGATCGAGGCTCGCGTCGCGCCGTACCTCGGTGCGGAGGCGACCGCCCGGTTCCTCGGCGACTACCGCTCGGAGGGCGCCCTCGTCGGCACCGTGGCCGAGGTCACGGCGAAGCTGGCGGAGGCCAAGGAGCGCGGGCTCGCGTACGCGATCTCGTACTTCCCCGAGGCCGCGTACGACCGTTCCGGCATCGAGCTCTACGAGCGCGAGGTCATCCCCGCGCTCCGCTGA
- a CDS encoding glutaredoxin domain-containing protein, translated as MTSPTDLHPARITMYGAAWCGDCRRSKALLERRGVEYDYVDLEVVVDGAERAKAISGRTNIPVVVFPDGTHFTEPTDAELGAKLDEVAETAA; from the coding sequence GTGACTTCCCCCACCGACCTGCACCCTGCCCGCATCACGATGTACGGCGCCGCCTGGTGCGGCGACTGCCGCCGGTCGAAGGCGCTCCTCGAGCGCCGGGGCGTCGAGTACGACTACGTCGATCTCGAGGTCGTCGTCGACGGCGCCGAGCGTGCGAAGGCCATCAGCGGCCGCACGAACATCCCGGTCGTCGTCTTCCCCGACGGCACCCACTTCACCGAGCCCACCGACGCCGAGCTCGGCGCAAAGCTCGACGAGGTCGCCGAAACGGCCGCCTGA